One genomic window of Planctomycetia bacterium includes the following:
- a CDS encoding glycosyltransferase family 4 protein yields the protein MSHVAEALEEDLSPSVAATEACDVDAERVSARRTRVAYLVNQYPQPSHSFIRREIRALEDQGYEVRRFTVRSYAGKLVDEQDRAERNRTTALLDVGVLRMLAAVLQVFVASPRVFVRALKLAIRLGKRSDRGRLLNLVYFAEACVLRKLLQAGGIEHVHAHFGTNSTSVAMLCRELGGPAYSFTVHGPEEFDKPEFLHLGEKIERSAFVVAISEYGRSQLYRQCSYEHWAKIQVVRCGVDAQFHDVAPTPPAAAARLVCVARLHEQKGLPMLVDAAARLKREGLTFQIDVIGDGPLRSGLEAKIAEFGLENFVRLLGWKSGAEVREALLASRALVLPSFAEGLPVVIMEALALHRPVVSTYVAGIPELVEPGINGWLVPAGAIEPLVEAMREVLAASVEELALMGADGARRTSERHHASTEAARLARLIEQTR from the coding sequence ATGAGCCACGTTGCTGAAGCGCTGGAGGAAGACTTGTCGCCGTCGGTCGCCGCTACGGAAGCGTGCGATGTCGACGCCGAGCGCGTGAGCGCGAGGCGCACGCGCGTGGCGTACTTGGTGAATCAGTACCCACAGCCGAGCCATAGTTTTATTCGTCGCGAGATTCGGGCGCTCGAAGACCAGGGCTACGAGGTCCGACGCTTCACCGTGCGCAGCTATGCGGGAAAGCTCGTCGACGAACAAGACCGCGCCGAGCGGAACCGAACGACGGCGCTCTTGGATGTCGGCGTGCTGCGGATGCTCGCGGCCGTGCTGCAAGTGTTCGTTGCATCGCCGCGCGTGTTCGTGCGGGCGCTGAAGCTCGCAATCCGTTTGGGAAAGCGCTCCGACCGCGGACGCTTATTGAACTTGGTGTACTTCGCCGAAGCGTGCGTCTTGCGAAAGCTGTTGCAAGCCGGCGGCATCGAGCATGTGCATGCCCATTTCGGCACCAACTCGACTTCGGTGGCGATGCTGTGCCGCGAGTTGGGAGGGCCTGCCTACAGCTTCACCGTGCATGGGCCAGAGGAGTTCGATAAGCCGGAGTTTTTGCATCTCGGCGAGAAGATCGAGCGCTCGGCGTTCGTGGTTGCGATCAGCGAATATGGCCGGAGCCAGCTTTATCGACAGTGCTCGTATGAGCATTGGGCGAAGATTCAAGTCGTGAGGTGCGGGGTCGACGCGCAGTTCCACGACGTGGCACCGACGCCGCCGGCTGCCGCAGCGCGACTCGTGTGCGTGGCCCGACTGCATGAGCAAAAGGGCTTGCCGATGCTCGTGGATGCCGCGGCTCGGCTGAAGCGCGAAGGGCTCACGTTTCAGATCGACGTGATCGGCGACGGGCCGTTGCGAAGTGGCCTCGAAGCGAAGATCGCCGAATTCGGCTTGGAAAATTTTGTGCGCCTGTTGGGCTGGAAAAGCGGCGCCGAAGTGCGCGAGGCGCTGCTCGCTTCGCGAGCGCTTGTGTTGCCGAGCTTCGCTGAAGGCTTGCCCGTCGTGATTATGGAAGCCTTGGCGCTGCATCGACCGGTCGTGAGTACCTACGTGGCCGGGATTCCGGAACTCGTCGAACCGGGCATCAACGGCTGGCTCGTACCGGCCGGCGCGATCGAACCGCTGGTCGAGGCGATGCGCGAAGTGCTCGCGGCGTCCGTCGAAGAACTGGCCTTGATGGGAGCCGATGGTGCGCGACGAACCTCGGAGCGGCATCACGCTTCGACCGAAGCCGCACGTTTGGCCCGACTGATCGAACAGACTCGATAA
- a CDS encoding glycosyltransferase: MISQDRIGVVAIGRNEGERLRTCLRSLVGRAGAVVYVDSGSTDGSVALARSLGAEVVELDLALPFTAARARNAGFERLRQVLPAVEFVQFVDGDCEVRSGWLADAIAAFEGQPRWAVVCGRRRERRPEASVFNRLCDIEWDTPVGEASACGGDALMRVVAFVEVGGFDDSLIAGEEPEMCVRMRRHGWTIHRLAAEMTWHDAAMTRLGQWWKRTVRAGHGRVYRHCRRRGLSQADAARYAAFTTLGKFPGLVGQLQYWGNRLLRRRTRLIEYKGAAA, encoded by the coding sequence ATGATTTCTCAAGATCGAATCGGAGTCGTCGCGATCGGCCGCAACGAAGGGGAGCGGCTGCGCACCTGTTTGCGCTCGCTCGTCGGCCGTGCCGGCGCGGTCGTGTATGTCGATTCCGGTTCGACCGACGGCAGCGTCGCGCTCGCGCGCTCGTTGGGTGCCGAGGTCGTCGAACTCGACCTCGCTCTCCCCTTCACCGCGGCTCGGGCCCGCAACGCCGGCTTCGAGCGCTTGCGGCAGGTGTTGCCTGCGGTTGAGTTCGTGCAGTTCGTCGACGGCGATTGCGAAGTCCGTTCCGGTTGGCTCGCGGATGCGATTGCGGCGTTCGAGGGGCAGCCCCGTTGGGCGGTCGTGTGCGGACGTCGACGCGAGCGCCGGCCCGAGGCTTCGGTGTTCAATCGGCTGTGCGATATCGAATGGGACACGCCGGTCGGCGAGGCCTCGGCTTGCGGCGGCGATGCGCTGATGCGGGTCGTGGCGTTCGTCGAAGTCGGCGGCTTCGATGACTCGCTCATCGCCGGCGAAGAGCCGGAGATGTGCGTGCGGATGCGTCGGCATGGGTGGACGATTCATCGACTCGCGGCCGAGATGACTTGGCACGACGCCGCCATGACGCGGCTCGGCCAGTGGTGGAAGCGAACCGTAAGGGCCGGACATGGGCGCGTGTATCGGCATTGTCGTCGGCGCGGACTATCGCAGGCCGATGCCGCGCGCTATGCCGCGTTCACTACGCTCGGAAAGTTTCCGGGCCTCGTCGGGCAGTTGCAGTATTGGGGAAATCGGCTCTTGCGCCGGCGAACACGACTGATCGAATATAAAGGGGCCGCGGCATGA